GGAGATCCAGAGACCGAAGCCATTTTGCCGCGCATCCAGTCAGATCTGTTTGAGTTGTTCAAAGCCCTGCATGATCATGAGTTGGGCCAGTACAATCTGCAGATGGATCCGCGCGCCGCCACCACCATCTTTCTGGTGAGCGGAGGATACCCAGAAGATTACGAGAAGGGCAAGGAGATTCAAGGCCTGGACAAAGAGCTGCCAGAGGACGTGTATTGTTTCCATGCAGGCACCAGGCAGAATGAGCAAGGCCAGGTAGTGACAGACGGCGGCCGCGTGATGGCCATCACCGCCTTAGGTTCAGACATGGAAGAAGCTTTGAAGAAGGCCAACCTGGCCGCCTCGCATATCAAGTGGCCGGGCCGCTACTTCCGGCAAGACATAGGCTTTGATTTAAGGAAATATGCAGCCGAGCGTTTTTAGGCTCTTTTCCCGGAATTACGCCAAAAATGACGAAGGCTAGCCGTTGGGCTGGCCTTTGTCATTTCCTGCAGGCAACGCCGTGGTAATTTTGCCGTTGGGTAAGAAGGTTCTTACACCCAATTCCGCACGTGCCATGATCAAATCCACAGAATACACCACCGCCGAAGAAGCCGTCAAACTCATAAAATCCGGGGACCGCGTGTTTGTGCACGGGGCCGCCATGACTCCGCTACGCCTGGTGAACGCCGTTTCTGCCCGCGCCTCAGAACTCCGGGAGGTAGAGTTCATCCACATCCATACCGAAGGCCCCGCGCCCTACACCTACCCAGAGAACGCCAAGAGTTTCAAGACCAACGCGTGCTTTGTGGGCGGCAACATACGGCAGGCCCTCAATGACGGCCACGCCGACTATATTCCCATTTTCCTGAGCGAGATATCCTTTCTGTTCAGAAGAAATATCCTGCCCTTGGACGTGGCCCTGGTACAAGTCTCTCCGCCAGACGCTCACGGTTACTGCAGCCTGGGAGCCTCTGTAGACGTAGCCCTGTCTGCCGTGGAGACCGCCAAGATTGTGATTGCCGAAGTGAACCCGCAGGTGCCCCGTTCCCATGGCGACGGCGTGGTGCACATGAAACGATTCCATGCCAAAGTATGGGTAGACGAGCCCCTGCCTGAACACCTGGGCAAACACACCGGCAGCGTAGAATTACAGATAGGCAGAATGGTAGCCGAACTGGTGGAAGACGGAGCTACCTTGCAGATGGGCATTGGCGGCATTCCAGATGCGGTGCTGGCCCAGCTCATGCACCACAAAGACCTGGGCATCCATACCGAGATGTTCTCAGACGGAATCATTCCGCTGGTGGAGAAAGGCATCATCACGGGTGCCAAAAAGCGCATCCTGCCCCATAAGATTGTATCCTGTTTTGTGAATGGCTCCCAGAAGGTGTTTGATTTTTTAGACGATAATCCGGGCGTGGTTTTGAAAGAGGCCATTTACACCAATGACACGTCCATCATAAGAAAGAACCCCAAAGTGACGGCCATCAACAGTGCCATTGAGGTGGATTTGACCGGCCAGGTCTGCGCCGACACCATTGGCACCTACCAGTTCTCTGGCGTAGGCGGACAGATGGACTTCATGCGCGGCGCAGCGCTCTCTGAAGGCGGAAAGCCCATCATAGCGCTACCCTCCATCACCAACAAAGGCGAATCCAAGATCGTGAACATGCTCAAGCCCGGCGCCAGCGTAACTACTACCAGGGCCCACGTGCGCTACATTGTCACTGAATACGGTATTGCAGACTTGTACGGCAAGAACCTGCGCCAGCGCGCCAAGGCCCTCATCCAGATTGCCCACCCAAGCCACCGCGAAGAACTGGAGCGCCTGGCCTTTGACCGGTTCAAGACCCTGTAAGTTTGGTACTCGTTATTGGTTGTTCCTTATTCTATTTTCACCATGTGCGTTTCTGGCTAGTTTTCCAGGAAACAGCCTAAAAACAGAAAAGCCTGACACAAATGCTGTGTCAGGCTTTTCTATGATCAATGCGTGGAGGCTACTTAGCGCAATAATCTTCAAAAGCGCCTTGCAGGCTATCTACAATTCTGGTCAGGTCGTTGCCTTCAATGTGGTGGCGCTCAATCATGTGTACCAGCTCGCCATCCTTGAACAAGGCAATGGATGGGGAAGAAGGAGGGTAGGGCAGCATGAACTCGCGGGCCTTGGCAACGGCGTCGCCTTCCATCCCGGCAAACACGGTTACCAGTTTGTTCGGCTTGGTCTCGCTGGAGGCTACGGCCATCTTTAAGGCAGGGCGGGCTTTAGATGCCGCACACCCGCAAACCGAGTTGATGGCTACCAACACGGTGCCCTCTTTCTGGTTCAAGACAGATTCTACTTCTTCTGGGGTCATCAATTGCTCAAAGCCAACAGACGTTAGGTCTTCCCTGATCGGGGCCACCATATATTCAGGATACATTCCCATGGTTCTTTCTAGATTAAAAATGCGTGAGTTCTGATTTTGTTGTAAATTTACAGAATCAAGGCTAGAACACCACACCTGCCGCTTTGGTTTCCAGTATACCTCAGGAAAGCTGAGTTGCGCGTTCTATAGGGAGAAGCGGAAATACGCGGATTGGAGGCTGTTTTGAGACTTGATGTGGGGAGAATATTAAATTTTAATTGTCTTCCTTCTTGGAATTTATCTGGTAACCGTGTAGTTTTGCAAACTCATTTAGAACCAGAAGTTAAAGCATTTATTTATATTCACTGTAAACCATGGCTAACCACAAGTCAGCAATAAAGAGAATCAGATCTAACAACGCGAAACGCTTGCTTAATCGTTATCAAGCAAAAACTACTCGTACGTTTGTAAAGCGTTTGAAAAACACCACCGACCAGGCTGAAGCGCAAGAGCTGTTCAAAACTGTGTCTGGTATGCTAGACCGTTTGGCCAAGAAGAACGTGATTCACAAAAACAAAGCGGCCAACAACAAATCAAAGTTGGCTAAGTTTGTAAATAAGTTAGCTGCCTAAGCTTAGGAGTTTCTCCTTTCTTATGCTGAATAAAAAGCCTTGCCTTGTGCAGGGCTTTTTGTGTTGTTACTAGTTTTCGTTTTTGGCGTATTTTCTGGGGAATAGCCCAAAAACGACGGTTCGTTTACGTGTTCTTATTGCTGCCGTCTTCGCATTTGTTAGTGTTGAATTGGGTAGAAACCAGCCTGCTGCTTCTCCAACTTCTTTCAACCGCTGTACTTCTGCCTTTCTCTGGCGTGGATGTTGCTTTCGTGACTTACTCTAAAGTGTGGAAGCATTTCCGTTGGCCGTTCCTGGAGAAGGTTCTTCCTTCCGGTGCCCTTATGCCTTTCGTTTCATTTATACCGCTAAGCGCTCGCGGCCGCGGGGCCCCGTCTTCCCGCCTCGCGCTGTACCAGCTTGCCTCCTCTGCGTGGTCGCTTCCTTGCCTAGCTAGCTAGCTAGCATTGCCTTGTCGTGGCAGCCGTTCTAGCCTGAGCCGGCAACCTGCTTAGTCGACTCGACGGAAAGACTGGAACGGGTGCGTTGAGTAGAAGCCTTTGTAGGTCCCAATTGGAACAGGTGCTAGTAGTAGAAGCCTTAACTAAACGCAGATTCCCCCCTTGAGGGGGGGCGAAGGGGGGTGTTGACAACCAGTAGAAGAAATTAGTTAAAGAGGACAATTCGTTTCAGGACAAGTCGCGACCAGTTCCTTCAAAAATCACCTATTTCATTTTCCTTAGAATGTGGTGGGGATGATTGTGAGTGCACTCGTGCAACATTTGAAGATGAATCAATCAGCCACCTGCAATCGTTAATTATCCTCGTTTTTTGCCTCATTCCTAAGAAACAAGCCAAAAACGACGTGGCTGCGTCTATCCTATAAAACAAGAATGCCCGTCTCATAGTGAGGCGGGCATTCTTGTTTGTAAAAGTCTAGCTGCTAACATCTAGTGTCTAGCATCCAATATTAATGGACAATACTCAGCTTGATCATATTGGCGCGTTTCTTTTCCATGACGGGCATGGAGCCGATGTTGATGAAGATGTCGCCGGTTTGCAGGTGTTCTTCCTTGATCAGAATTTCTTTCACGTCGGCAATAGTCTCATCAGTTGACACGAACCGGTCATAGTAGAAGCCTCTGATGCCCCACACCAGATTCAAAGTGTTCAGCAGGGTGCGGTTGTCGGTGAAGATGAAGATGTTGGCCTTTGGGCGGTGCTTGGCTAGTTGGAACGCGGTGTAACCAGACTTGGTCATTCCAATCAAAGCACGGCCATTGGTGTCACGGGCCAAGCCTACGGCGCTAGCCACCAGGGTGTCACTGTAGAAGGTGTCTGAGGTTGGGTTGAAGACAAAGTTGCGGTGAAACACCTCTGCCTGATTCTCCACTGATTGAATGGTGCGGTTCATGCTCCGGATGGTCTCAATCGGGTACATGCCGGCGGCAGTCTCGGCGCTTAGCATGAGAGCATCGGCCCCGTCCATCACGGCGTTGGCAATGTCATTGGTTTCGGCGCGGGTAGGGCGGGGGCTAGTGATCATGCTTTCCATCATCTGGGTGGCAATGATCACAGGCTTGCCAATGGCGGTACACTTCTCCACAATCATCTTCTGGAGCATTGGCACCTCTTCCATGCCAATCTCCACGCCCAGGTCACCGCGGGCTACCATCACAGCGTCAGTGGCCTCAATGATGGAGTCAATGTTGCGGATGGCTTCTGGCTTTTCAATCTTGGCCACTACGCGGGCGTCTTTGCCGCGCTCGGCTATGATGCGCTTGATCTCATGGATGTCTTCTACCTTTCTTACAAAAGAGAGGGCAATCCACTCCACATTGTTGTCCAGCCCGAAGTGCAGGTCCTGGATGTCTTTTTCTGTAAGCGAAGGCGCCGTCACCAGAGTATCTGGCAGGTTAATGCCTTTTCTAGGTTTCACGGTGCCGCCGTATACAACTTCGGCCTCTACTTCTTTGTCGCCGTCTGTGCTCAGCACGGTCAGCTCCAGTTTGCCGTCGTCAATCAGGATGGCGTCGCCGGGGCGTACGTCCTGCGCCAGGCGCATATAGCTGGTAGAGAGACGCTCTGCGGTGCCCATGGACTTGTCGCAGACAATCTTCACGGTCTGGCCCGCCACAATCTCCACGGCGCCGTTCTCTACGTCATTGATTCTGATCTTGGGGCCCTGTAAGTCCTGCAGCAGGCAGATGCTGGTGCCCATCTGGGCGTTCAGCTCCCGCACGGCGGTGATTACTTTGGCATGCTCCTCATGAGAACCATGGGAGAAGTTTAAGCGGAAAACATCTACGCCTTCTTCAATCAAAGCTTTCAGGCGATCTGGT
The nucleotide sequence above comes from Nibribacter ruber. Encoded proteins:
- the pyk gene encoding pyruvate kinase, yielding MAIYFNKTKIIATVGPASNTPDRLKALIEEGVDVFRLNFSHGSHEEHAKVITAVRELNAQMGTSICLLQDLQGPKIRINDVENGAVEIVAGQTVKIVCDKSMGTAERLSTSYMRLAQDVRPGDAILIDDGKLELTVLSTDGDKEVEAEVVYGGTVKPRKGINLPDTLVTAPSLTEKDIQDLHFGLDNNVEWIALSFVRKVEDIHEIKRIIAERGKDARVVAKIEKPEAIRNIDSIIEATDAVMVARGDLGVEIGMEEVPMLQKMIVEKCTAIGKPVIIATQMMESMITSPRPTRAETNDIANAVMDGADALMLSAETAAGMYPIETIRSMNRTIQSVENQAEVFHRNFVFNPTSDTFYSDTLVASAVGLARDTNGRALIGMTKSGYTAFQLAKHRPKANIFIFTDNRTLLNTLNLVWGIRGFYYDRFVSTDETIADVKEILIKEEHLQTGDIFINIGSMPVMEKKRANMIKLSIVH
- a CDS encoding BrxA/BrxB family bacilliredoxin, which gives rise to MYPEYMVAPIREDLTSVGFEQLMTPEEVESVLNQKEGTVLVAINSVCGCAASKARPALKMAVASSETKPNKLVTVFAGMEGDAVAKAREFMLPYPPSSPSIALFKDGELVHMIERHHIEGNDLTRIVDSLQGAFEDYCAK
- a CDS encoding acetyl-CoA hydrolase/transferase family protein, with translation MIKSTEYTTAEEAVKLIKSGDRVFVHGAAMTPLRLVNAVSARASELREVEFIHIHTEGPAPYTYPENAKSFKTNACFVGGNIRQALNDGHADYIPIFLSEISFLFRRNILPLDVALVQVSPPDAHGYCSLGASVDVALSAVETAKIVIAEVNPQVPRSHGDGVVHMKRFHAKVWVDEPLPEHLGKHTGSVELQIGRMVAELVEDGATLQMGIGGIPDAVLAQLMHHKDLGIHTEMFSDGIIPLVEKGIITGAKKRILPHKIVSCFVNGSQKVFDFLDDNPGVVLKEAIYTNDTSIIRKNPKVTAINSAIEVDLTGQVCADTIGTYQFSGVGGQMDFMRGAALSEGGKPIIALPSITNKGESKIVNMLKPGASVTTTRAHVRYIVTEYGIADLYGKNLRQRAKALIQIAHPSHREELERLAFDRFKTL
- the rpsT gene encoding 30S ribosomal protein S20; its protein translation is MANHKSAIKRIRSNNAKRLLNRYQAKTTRTFVKRLKNTTDQAEAQELFKTVSGMLDRLAKKNVIHKNKAANNKSKLAKFVNKLAA